The following is a genomic window from Candidatus Omnitrophota bacterium.
GCCTTTTTCGGTATTTTTCAACTTCTGACCGGCAAATGGATTTGGGGCTTTCTGAACCTTTTTCTGGGGTATCTCTGGCAGTGGATAGGCCACAAATACTTCGATAAAAACGAAGTCGGCGAAGTCATATTGATAAAGAAAATAATAAAAAAGATCTTCCCTTTAATCTTAACAGTTTTTCTTCTATTAGCAGGAGGTGACGCTATGGCGCTAAGGATAAAGAGCCCGGCTTTTAATGACGGCGATATGATACCCGATAAATATACCGCGAAAGGCAGGGATATTTCGCCGCCGCTTTTTTGGGAAGATGTGCCGGACGGCACCGCGAGTTTCGCCATTATTTGTGAAGACCCCGACGCGCCGGGCGGCAGATGGGTGCACTGGGTGATTTACAATATCCGCAAAGGCATCTCGAGGCTATCCGAGGGCATTCCCCAGTATGACGAGGTGGAAAACGGCGCAAAACAGGGTATGAACGATTTTAGGAGGGTGGGTTATGGCGGGCCGGCCGCGCCTCCAGGCCCCGCGCATAGGTATTTTTTCAAAATGTATGCCCTTGATAAGGTGTTAGAAGTGGAATCAGGGCTGACGCGAGACCAGCTGCTCAAGGCAATGAAGGGCCACATCATACAAGAGGCCGAAGTAATGGGGAAGTTTAAGAGATAATAGCCGCCTGAACGGGAATCCCAGACGATGCATATTTTTGATGATATACTTTTATTAGAAAAGGGGAATTTTTTTTCGGTGCTTGTTAAGCAGCAAAAAAAAGGTTTTAGTTAGATTGCAGTTCGGAAATCGTCTATTAAGGTAGAAGGGAAGGGCAAGAAAAAAGGAGAATTTTTTGTCCACCCTTGTTAAATGCTGAAAAAAAGTTTTTAAAAGGAGGGCCTTACCATGAAACCCACATATCTTAAAAATCTTACATTAGGTGCAGTGCTTATTGCAGCGTTTGGAGTATTTCTTTTTTCCAACATTGCTGCTGCTGAAGCCGGTACTATTAGCGGCCATCTAGATTACCAGGAGTCTAACTGGACAATACCTGCAACTGTTGGAGTCAACTTG
Proteins encoded in this region:
- a CDS encoding YbhB/YbcL family Raf kinase inhibitor-like protein; this translates as MALRIKSPAFNDGDMIPDKYTAKGRDISPPLFWEDVPDGTASFAIICEDPDAPGGRWVHWVIYNIRKGISRLSEGIPQYDEVENGAKQGMNDFRRVGYGGPAAPPGPAHRYFFKMYALDKVLEVESGLTRDQLLKAMKGHIIQEAEVMGKFKR